The window ATGGCAGCGTGCTGGGCATACCCTTTGCCATTCTGTTCTTCTTCGGCCTCGCGCTGGTCGCCTTCTTCGTGCTGCGCTTCACGCGCTTCGGCTCCAACGTCTACGCCGTCGGCGGCAATCAGGATGCGGCGCGCTTCGCCGGCATCTCGACGGCGAAGATCATCATCATCGCGCATGTGATCTGCTCGCTATGCGCGGCTGTGGCCGGGCTCTATCTCGCCAGCCGCCTGCGTTCCGGCGCGCCCTGGATCGGGGCGAACGGGGTCTACGACCTCGAATCCATCGCCGTCGTCGTTATCGGCGGCACGATCCTGGCCGGTGGGCGCGGCGGGATATGGGGCACTGTCGCGGGCGTCCTGATCTTCTCGCTGATCGACTCGATCTTCAACGTCCTCGGGGTCGACGCCTTCGTCAAGCAGGTGCTGCGCGGCATCATCATCGTCGCGGCCGTGGCCTTTTATGCGGTTCGCTCAAAGAGGCTGGTGGCATGAGCGACCAGACCCTCCCGGCGGGCAGGCAGAAGAGGGCGCGCGGGCTGCCGCGCATCAATCCGGTCTACTTCATCCTTGCCGCGCTGATCGTCGCGATCATCCTCAACAACCCGAATTTTGTGGAGCCCACCGGCTACATGAACTTCCTCAAGCGCGCGGCACCGCTCGCCATTCTCGCGGCGGGGCAGGTCTACGTGATCGTGTCGGGAGGCTTCGACCTGTCGGTCGGCTCGCTGATCACGCTGGTGGTGGTGGGCTCGTCGATGCTCTCCAACAACGACCCGAATTCGACCTGGTGGGTGATCTCGGTGATGCTGTGCATCGGACTGGCCGTCGGGCTCGTCAACGGCATGGTCGTCTGCTTCCTCAAGGTGCCGTCGCTGATCGCCACGCTCGGCATGATGATCACGTTGAACGGTTTCGCCTTCATGTGGTCGGGCGGCGCGCCGCGCGGTTATCTTCCCGACAGCTTCCGCTTTTTCGGCCGCGTCAATCTCCGCGACATTCCCCTGGTCCAGATGTTGCCGGTGGCGGTCATCGTCATGGTCGTCGTCGGCTTCGCGCTCTACTGGCTGATGCATCGCACCAATCTCGGCCGCATGATCCACGCCATCGGCGACAATCCGCGCGCCGCCCAGCTTGCCGGCGTGCCGGTCAACCGCGTGCGCATCACGGCCTTCGTCGTCTCTTCGCTCAGCGCGGTCATCACCGGCATCTTGCTCGGTGGCTTCGCGGGCGTCTCGACCGATGTCGGCACCGGCTACGAGCTGCAGGCGATCACGGCCGCCGTGCTCGGCGGCGCGCAGCTTCTGGGCGGCCGCGGCTCCGTGCCTGCGGCGATGGCCGGCGCGCTGACGCTGACGGCCATCTTCACGCTGCTCAACTTCCTGGGGCTGCCGCAGCCGGTGCGGCAAGTCGTGCAGGGTCTCATTCTTGTCGCTGCGGTGGCGCTGGCCATGGCCCGCCGCAAACGAACCGGGCAATAGCCCGACAATCAGCCGTCATCGAAAGGGAGGAAACCACGATGAGACAAGTCCTGAAACTGACAACCGCAATCGGCATGTCGCTGGCAGTCGCCGGCGTCGCGCACGCCCAGAACTTCAACGATCCCGAAGAATTCGCCCGCCAGCAGGAACAGCTTTCCATGACCCCGCAGGGTCCCGAGGGCCAGCCCTGGGCGCAGTATCTGGTCGATAAGATGGCCGACACGGCCGAATACAAGAAGGACGGCGCAGCCACGGTCTGCTTCTCCAATGCAGGCGTCAACAATCCGTGGCGCGTCGTCGGCTACACCAACATGACCGAAGAGGTGAAGCTGCATCCCGAGATCGGCAATTTCGTCCATGTCGACGCCGAAGGCTCCGACGACAAGCAGATCGCCGACATCCAGGACCTGCTCGCCGGCGGCAATTGCGACGTGCTGATCGTGTCGCCGAACACCACGGCAGCGCTCACGCCCGCGGTGGAAGCCGCGTGCGAGAAGCTGCCCGTCATCGTCTTCGACCGCGGCGTGCAGACCGATTGCCCGGTGACCTTCATCCATCCCGTCGGCGGCTACGGCTTCGGCATTCAGGGCGCGGAGTTCATCGTCGACAATGTCGAGGCTGGCGCCAACGTGCTGATGCTGCGCATCCTGCCCGGCGTGGACGTGCTGGAGACCCGCTACTCGGCCGGCCGCCGCATTCTCGACGAGGCAGGGCTGACCGTCGTCGGCGCCGAGTTCACCGATGGCGACAACGCCAAGACCAAGTCGATCGTGGAAGACTACCTCCAGCGCGGCTCGATCGACGCCGTATGGATGGATGCGGGTGCGACTGCCGTCGCGGCCATCGAGGCTTTCGAGGATGGCGGGCACGACATTCCGGTCTTCGTCGGCGAGGACCAGCAGGACTTCCTGCAGAAATGGCGCGCGCTCGACATGACGGCGATCGCCCCGACCTATCCGACCTACCAGTGGCGCACCCCGATCATCGCCGCCGTCTCGATCCTCAAGGGTGAGGCCGTTCCGGGGCCGGAGTGGGTTCTGCCGCAGCCGGCGATCACCGCCGAAAACCTCGACGACTTCATCAACGAGAAGATGCCGCCGCTGCACTACGCGATGTGCGGCTGCGAGGAGATGCCGGACTACCCGCAGGCGTGGGGCGGCAAAGAGTAAAATCCGGCATCCCGCCGGACCGGAACCGGCCGCTTCTCCGCGGCCGGTTCCCACAGCATCACGAAATAGGCCGCGGATCGCGGTCTGCGTTACGAACGGCTGGAAACAGCGTTCGATGAGCCTGCGCGTCGCTGGCGACCCATTCTCGACCACGCCGAAACTGCGGCGTCGATATCTGCTACGAGATTCATCCGGCGCGACCGTCGGGATGGCGCGCTGATCGCTCTCTTAAATCTGCCGTCGAAGATACACCGTGCGTTATCGCACCCCGAACCATTGTGCCGTCCGATTGAGAGAGCGGCAGGCGCCGTCCGCCCACGCCCTGGCGTCATGGTGGCCGGCTTTGGCCAGATTTCACGGTGTTCCGCAACGCGCTTAAAAGTTCATCAAACTAAACATAAGGCCCCGAAGAATGCTTTTCATGCGCACATAATTATGAAATAGTCCATCAATCTGCTCAGGGAGATGGTGCGAATGCGCAAGGTGGCGGG is drawn from Mesorhizobium sp. CAU 1732 and contains these coding sequences:
- a CDS encoding ABC transporter permease — translated: MSDQTLPAGRQKRARGLPRINPVYFILAALIVAIILNNPNFVEPTGYMNFLKRAAPLAILAAGQVYVIVSGGFDLSVGSLITLVVVGSSMLSNNDPNSTWWVISVMLCIGLAVGLVNGMVVCFLKVPSLIATLGMMITLNGFAFMWSGGAPRGYLPDSFRFFGRVNLRDIPLVQMLPVAVIVMVVVGFALYWLMHRTNLGRMIHAIGDNPRAAQLAGVPVNRVRITAFVVSSLSAVITGILLGGFAGVSTDVGTGYELQAITAAVLGGAQLLGGRGSVPAAMAGALTLTAIFTLLNFLGLPQPVRQVVQGLILVAAVALAMARRKRTGQ
- a CDS encoding substrate-binding domain-containing protein translates to MRQVLKLTTAIGMSLAVAGVAHAQNFNDPEEFARQQEQLSMTPQGPEGQPWAQYLVDKMADTAEYKKDGAATVCFSNAGVNNPWRVVGYTNMTEEVKLHPEIGNFVHVDAEGSDDKQIADIQDLLAGGNCDVLIVSPNTTAALTPAVEAACEKLPVIVFDRGVQTDCPVTFIHPVGGYGFGIQGAEFIVDNVEAGANVLMLRILPGVDVLETRYSAGRRILDEAGLTVVGAEFTDGDNAKTKSIVEDYLQRGSIDAVWMDAGATAVAAIEAFEDGGHDIPVFVGEDQQDFLQKWRALDMTAIAPTYPTYQWRTPIIAAVSILKGEAVPGPEWVLPQPAITAENLDDFINEKMPPLHYAMCGCEEMPDYPQAWGGKE